AGCATTTTTTCCAGTTGCGGATCCGTGGCCGCGCTGGGAGCCATGATGGTCAGAAGCATGCCGCCCCAGAAGCGCTCCACCACCGTCTGAAAAACACAGACAACAAGATAAAAACTCAAGGCCCGCAGTTGCGGGGCTTCCGGGTTGAGCGCGCCGAAAAAGCGCGACGCGGCGAACATGACCCGCATGACCGTCTGATAAAAGGCGGCCAGCCAGCCATTTCGTCCGGGAGCCGTTTCCCAGGGATTGGCCTCAACAGTGTGCCCGGCGTCCCGCTCCGTCTCCGGTTCAAGACGGGCGGCTTCACGGGCATAGGCCTTGCTGGCCGTCCGGCGGATGTCCTCTTCTTCCGGTTCCGCCTGTCCCGGCGCGGACTCGGTCCGTCGCCCGCCGCCGTCTTCCGTCGTGTCTGCGGTTTCGGCCGCCGTATGTTCCGGACTACGGCCCGGCACAATGGCGCCGGGCGGCAGCGGGTCGTCCTCTCCGGGCGCGGCGGCGCGCGCCGTCGGCGCGTCGAGAGTTTCCAGCACTCCGGCCTCGGCCGAAAAGCGGAAGCGGCAGGCGCATTTTGGGCAGGTGGCGATGACCGCGCGGGCGGGCAGACGGTCGGCGGGCAGTTCTCGGCTGAAGCCGCACTGCGGGCAGATAATATTCACTGTAGGCTCCTCTCGCGGCGGCCGGGCTTGCTGAAGCCGGTCCGGCGCATCTCATACACGCCCCGGCCGCATACGGCGGCCGGATTTCCTCCTTTCTATTAGCCGCTGGCAGGCCCGCTGGCAAGTCCGCCTGATTCCGGCCGCGACCCGGACGTCAGTCACGCGATTGAAAAAAATTTCACATACGGCCCTGTTTTCGCTTGACAGCCTTCCGGAAAAGCAGGTACGCAAAGCTATAGTCATCTAGTCATATATATGAATTTATGCCACCAGTCATATTCCGCCGACGCCGCATGCAAGGACGTAGTATGCAACACAGCCAACCCAGCTATTTACCCCGTCGTGATGCCGACGACCACCTGCCCGCCTATGCCAGAATCAGCCAGAGCCTGCGCCGCCAGATTGAAAACAAAGTCTGGCAGCCGGGCAATCTGATCCCCACGGAAAGCCGCCTGGCCCAGGAGCACGGCGTAAGCGTCGGCACCGTACGCAAGGCCTTGCAGGAACTGGTTCTCGCCGGCTTTCTGCACCGCGTGCAGGGCAAGGGCACCTTTGTGGCGGGCAGTTTCATCCGCAGCAAAAACCATCGTTTTTACCGCACCCATACAGCCTTTGACGCGCCCGAACCGGAACGGCGCTGCGCCTTCCTGCGCGCGGAAGTGGAACCGGGACAGGACTTCATCTGCCGCTACCTGCAACTGGCGACGGGCACGTCCCTGCTCAGGCTGGAACGGCTTATCTCCATTGAGGACCGTCCCTTTGTGCTGGTGCATTCCTATTTCGAGGAGGCCCGTTTCCCGGGCTTGGCGCAAGCGGACCCGCGCCGCTTTGAGCAGGAAGCCCTGACCCTGATCATCGAAAACGATTACGCCACGCCCACCATGGCGGCCCATGAACTGGGCAGCGCCGTGAGCGCCACGCCGGAGGTGGCCGCCGCGCTGCAACTGCCGGAAAGCGCGCCCGTTCTCTTTCTTGAAATGCTCTCCTTTTCCTACGACGAGAGCCCGTACGAATACCGGCAGAGTTTTTGCGTCTCCGGCAGAAAATTGTTCCGTTCCTATTGAAATGCCACGCCTGCGCTGTCGCGACAGGTGTGAAGAGCATATCGCGAAAAACGCGTTTTTTCGTTACCCCCGCCGCCGCCCAGAGCGCGCGGCAGCCCCAAGCCCACGGGAGGACAGGCATGCAGGCTTCGGATTATGGCAAGCGGCTGCTGACATTTGCCGTTATTGCCGACTCACATCTCAATCAGGACGAATGGGACTGCAATTCGCCCTTCCCGGTCAACAAACTGGCCAACCGGCGCATGCGCCATGTGGTTCGTGACCTGAACCGGCGGGATGTGGCTTTTGTGGTCCACTTGGGCGACCTGATCCACCCGGTGCCCGCCGTCAAGGATCTCTATGCCGGGGCGGCCCGGCGCTTTCACGCTCAGGTCCGGGAACTGAAAGCCCCCCTGTACCTCACGCCGGGCAACCATGACATCGGCGACAAGCCCATGCCCTGGGCTCCGGCCGGTTCCATTACGGAAGACTACATTCGGCTCTGGCGGGAAACCTTCGGTGCGGACTATTATTCCTTTGACCACCAGGACATCCATATGGTGGTCATCAATTCGCAGTTGCTGAACAGCGGCCTGCCCGCCGAAGCGGAGCAGAAACTCTGGCTGGAGGCCGACCTCCAGGCCCATGCGGACCGGCGGATCTTCATCTGCACCCACTATCCGCCCTTTCTCTACGAAAGGAACGAAGCCGAGCATTACGACAATATCGCGGAACCGGAACGCGCCTGGCTGCTGGATCTGACGGCCCGTTACGGCGTGGAAGGCCTGTTCGGCGGGCACGTCCACAATTTCTGGTATCTGAGCGAGAAGGGAACCCGCCACTATCTTCTGCCCTCCACCGCCTTTGTGCGTCAGGACTACAGCGAGATGTTCCAGGCCCCGCCGGCCCTGGAGGCAACCGAAGCCGGGCGCGACGACGCGGCCAAGCTGGGCTACTTTCTGGTGCACGTGCACGAGCGCGGGCATCTCTGCGAAATGGTCCGGACCTGGGGCGCGTGCGTGGCCCCGGACGTTCCGGCGTCCTCCGGCCCCGAGCTCCTGGAGCCGGTGGCCCCCGCGCGCAACCGCTACGCCGCGCTGGGTTTCGATCTGCGCCGGAGCTGGGCCCGAGGCGTGGACATTCCGCCCAGCGGCGCGCTGGATGAATTCGACAGAAAGCGGGTGCGCAACGATTATCCCTTGCTGGCCCTCTGGGAAATGGGCGTCCGCCATCTGCGCATTCCTCTCCAGGACCTGCGCGACGCCGCCACCCGGCAGCGCATGCGCGACCTGCTGCCACTGGGGCACGCCTTCACGCTCTATTCCTACGGCCTGCCCGCGCCGTGCGACCAGAAGCTCATTCTGGATAACGCCGCCCTGCTGGCCCGCTGGGAAATCAGCTTCCGCGGGCAGGAAATGAAGCGGCTTGCCGCCGGTCTGCGCGAACTGCGTCAAAAGCTGACCCTGCCCGTCCTGCTCAGCCGGATGTGGGAGCATGAGGACAATCGCGCGCCGGACGGGCGCTATTACCATGTGATGAACCACGGTTTTACCATGAAAGACGCCGACAGCATCGCCGGCATGGCGGAGTTTGAGGGACTGGAAGGAACGGGGCTGGTTTTCCGGGCCATGAGCCACGACGACCTCCGCAGCCTGACGGCCTTTGCCCATGAGACCTGCGCCGCGCGCGGCCTGCCCGCGTCCCTGCATTTGCGCCTGACCGGCTTCAACCCCGCCGAAGTCATGCGCAACGACGCCTGGGTCGCGCAACGCACGGCGGAAGCCCTGTTCTGCGCCGCCGACCGGGGCGTCACGGTCTTCGCCGACACGCTCACGGACATTGACCGGGGCTATTTCGTGCACAACGGCGTATTGGATTCGACCTGCAATCCCCGCCGGGCCGCCAGGGTCATCGGCCATCTCCACGCCGCGCTCAACCGGGGCGATGGGCCCATGAGCCCCGTGGAAACAAGCGAAGCGCGGGGCCGCTGGCTCTGGACCCGTCAGGGCGGCGAAACCATCGCGCTGTATATGGCCGGAGAGAACCCGGCAAACGCGCCCCTGGCGCTCCCGCCGGAAATCTTCCCCGCCGCCGCGCCGGTGACCGTCATTAACCTGGACAACGGACGCATCTGCCCGGCCGCTGAACTGCGCCCCGCCGCCGCGCCGGATCTGTATTTTTTACGGGCCGCTCATTGAATATGAACCGCCTTATCACAGCCACATAAGGAGAACCGCCATGTTGCACCGATTCACGCGCATCCTGACCCTGAGCCTGCTGACCCTCTGCTTCGCGGGCACGGCCTTTGCCGAATACCCCAAAGGCCCCATTTCCATCATCTGCCCCTTCGGCGCGGGCGGCGCGGGCGATCTGGCGGCCCGCATTCTGGCCAACGCCGTCAAGAACGACTTCGCCAAACCCGTGGTGGTGGTCAACAAACCCGGCGCGGCGGGCGTGCTCGGCACCACAGTGGCCTTTCGCAGCAAGCCCGACGGCCAGACCCTGCTCATCGGGCGCGTGGCCAACGCGGCCATTATTCCGGCTCTGAACAAGACCATCCAGTACAAATGGGACAGCTTCGTCTTTCTGGGCCTGCTGGACCTCAACCCCCTGGTGGTCGTGGTCCACAAGGATTCGCCCTACAAAACGCTGCAAGACCTGGCCGACGCCATCAAGGCCAATCCCGGCAAGCTGGCATTCTGCACGGCCGGAGCTCTCAACATTCAGGAAATCGCCTCCTACACCCTGCTGCACGCCGTGGGCCTTGGCAAGGACGGCGCGGTAAGCGTGCCCTTCCAGAGCGACGCGGCGGGCAAAAACGCCATTCTGGGCAAACACGTGGACTTCGGAACCATCAATCTGGCGGCGACCTTCGACCAGATCGGCGAAGGCGGCAGTCTGCGCGCCCTAGCCGTGACCACCGACAAGCGCCTGCCCAGGTATCCGGACATTCCCACCGCGCGCGAGGCCGGTTTTCCGCAGTTGGAAAACATTCTGGGCTGGAACGCCCTGTACGGCGTCAAGGGCATGCCGCAAGAGGCCGTGGACGCGTGGGTGCGGGCTCTGCAAGGCGTCAAGACCAACAAGGAATGGATTGAACCCACGGAAAACATGGGAGCCATTCCCGACATCCTGTCTCCGGCCGAAACCGAAGCCTTTGTGCGGGATCAGGTCAACAAGTTCGAACAACTGGGCCAGGCGCTGGACCTGATCATCCAGTAAGCATGACCGCCCGGACTCCCTGACATGCTTTAAATGCGGACGGGGGCGTAACGGCCGCCCCCGCCGCCACCGGAGGCCCTATGCACGCTGTACGGAAAGACCTGACCCTGGGGCTGACCCTCTCGATTTTTTTCTGCCTGGTCTATTTCGCGCTCATTCCCATGGGCATTGAAGTTCCCCATTCCCACGATCCCGGCCAGCTTTCACCGGCTGCCTATCCCTCCTGGATCGCCATGGCGGGCCTGTGCGCCTCGCTGCTGCTGACAGCCAACGCGGCCTGGAAATATCTGCGTCTGCGCCGTCTCGCGGCCTCCGCCATGAAAAAAACGGCGACGCCCGCAACCGCGTCCGGCGACCGGCTCCACGCCCTGTCAGCCTACGGACTGCTCTTCCTCTTTTATTTCTTCATCGACGAAGTGGGCATGGTGCTGGGCGGCTTTATTCTCTACGCGGCCTTTGCCCTGCTCTGCGGCGAGCGGAACTGGCCGCGCCTGCTGCTGGTGGATTGCATCCTCATTGCGGCGCTCTATGTCTTTTTTGTCCGCATCGCCGCCGTGCCCGTGCCGCTGGGCATATTGCAATCCCTTCTTTAACGCAGTTAACACTTGAAATGCCCGCAAGTGAATTGCGGCTACTCCGGCGTCGCGGAGCGCCGCGCCATGCGCGGCGTCAGAGCATTTCAAAGTGAAATTGCCCTAAAACCGGCGCGCGCCGCATCAGGAGACGCCCATGCTGGAAGCTCTGCAACAAGGCCTGCACCTCATCGCCTCGGTGGAAAACATTCTCGCCCTGTTCGGCGGCATGCTCGGCGGCGTGATCATCGGGGCCCTGCCCGGACTGACCGGGGCCATGGCCGTGACCCTGGCCCTGCCCTTCACCTTTTACATGCCCCCCGTCACCTCCCTGATGCTTCTGCTGGGCATCTACAAGGGTTCCATGTACGGCGGCTCCATTTCCGCCATCCTGATCCGCACGCCGGGCACGGCGGCCGCCGCCTGCACCGTACTGGACGGCTATCCCCTGGCCCGGCAGGGCAAGGCGGGACAGGCCCTGTACATGGCCCTGTACGCCTCCTGTTTCGCGGACATGGTTTCCAATCTGGCCCTGATCTTCTGCACCGGCATGATCGCCAGCTTCGCCCTGCGTTTCGGACCGGCGGAATTCTTTTCCCTGATCTGCTTTTCCCTGACCATCGTGGCCGGACTGTCCGGATCGTCCCTGCTCAAGGGATTTGTCTCGGCCTGCTTCGGTCTGTTGCTGGCCAGCGTGGGCATGGACATTGTCTTCGGCACCGGCCGGATGACCTTTGGCGACGTGAATCTGATGGCCGGATTCAGCTTCATCCCCCTGCTCATCGGCCTGTTCGCCATCCCTGAAATCATCCGGGCTACCTCCCCGAAGCCGCGGCCCGTCATTCAGGCAGACATGGGGCAACGCCGCCTGAAGTGGGCGGATTTCAAACGCTGCTTCACCTCCATCTGCCGGGGCAGCCTTATCGGTGTGGTCATGGGGGCCATTCCCGGCATAGGCGGCGCGCCCGCCGCCTATCTCTCCTACAGCGAGGCCCGCCGCTACTCCAAACGGTCCGCCAACTTCGGCAAGGGCGAGTTGGAAGGCGTGGCCGCCGCCGAGGCCGGGAATAACGGCGTGTGCGGGGCCACCCTGATTCCCCTGCTCTCGCTGGGCGTGCCCGGCGACATCGTCACCGCCGTGATGCTCGGCGCGTTCATGATGCACAATATCACGCCCGGCCCCCTGCTTTTCGAGGAAAATCTGCCCCTGGTCTACGCGCTGTACTTCGGCATCATTCTGAGTTCGCTCTTTCTGCTGATCTCCGGCTTTTTCTGCCTGCGCAGCGCCGACAAAATCACCAGAGCGCCAAAAATGGTCCTCTTTCCGGCCATTCTCTGCATCTGCCTGTTCGGGGCGTTCTCCATCAACAATAACGCCTTCGACATCCTGGCGCTGCTCTGCATGGGTCTGGTAGGCCTGTATATGGGCAGGCATCACATCGCGGAAGCGCCCTTTCTGGTGGCCTTCATTCTCGGCCCGCTCTTTGAGGACAATCTGCGCCGCTCCCTGCTTATTTCCCACGGCGACGTGAGCATTCTCTGGAGCACGCCCATCTGCTGGTTTTTCATCGCCCTGACCGCGCTTTCCCTGTTCATCACCTTGCGCAAGGAATGCCTGGAGCGGAAAAAGTCCCCGGAGGCGGCCTTCGCCGAACCGTCCGGCGAGGAGTAAACCGGAGCTGTGTCCAGGGTAGATCAATCAATAAAAACCCGTTAAATGCGTCCGCACTGAACCCCACTTTAACCGCCTTGACAGACCTGGTGGTCATGGATATAGTGACGTTACTCAAGGGGAGTAACTAGGTTCTTAGAAACCTGGGCGGTATCAACAGCATGACCTTTTGGTCTGGTACCGCCGTCGGCCACGCCGATCAGTGAGACCTTGGCAGCAATGCCAAGGTCTTTTTTTTTGTTTCAGGGTCGTTTTTTCCCGCGGCTTCGCGCCTGCACGCCGCGCATCTTTTGCCCAAGGAGACGTCATGTCATTCCGCGCTTTGCGCCCGTATCTTCTGGCGGTACTGCTTACCGTGCCGGGTCTGGCCCTGCGTTTCGCGCACCCGGACATTTCGCCGCTCTGGGTGGCCCTGCTTTCGGGTCTGGCCATTCTGGGAGCTTCCTTCCTGCTGACCTGGGCCTGTGAAGTGGCCCAGATGGACATTCCCCAGGCTGTGGCCGTGGCCGTGGTGGCCTTCATCGCCGTGCTGCCGGAATACGCGGTGGACATGTACTTCACCTGGATGGCCGGCCAGCATCCGGAAAGCGCTTATTCCCACTACGCCATCGCGAATATGACCGGGGCCAACCGGCTGCTCATCGGCGTGGGCTGGTCGGCCATCGTGCTGATCTTCGCCGGGCGCTTCCATTCGGCCGTGGCCCTGCACGACGACAAACGCACGGACGTGCTCTTTCTGGGCATGGCCACCCTCTACGCCTTGCTGATCCCGCTCAAGGGTTCGCTGACCTGGATGGACGGCGTGGTCTTTCTGGCCATCTACGCCTGGTACATCTGGATTATCGCCCGCCGTCCGTGCGAGGAAGAAGAGCCTGAAGGCCCGGCCGCCGTGCTGGCCCAACTGCCCAAGAAATCGCGACTGCGCACTGTAATCGGCATTTTCATTTTCGCGGCAATGGTGATTCTCTGCAATGCCGAGCCGTTCAGCGAAAGTCTGGTGGCCAGCGGCAAGATGCTGGGCGTCAACGAATTCCTGCTGGTACAGTGGCTCGCGCCCATCGCGTCGGAAGCGCCGGAATTCATCGTGGCCCTGATGTTCGCCTTCCGGGGCAACGCCGGTCTGGCCTTGGGCAGTCTGCTTTCCTCCAAGCTCAATCAATGGACCCTGCTGGTGGGCATGATCCCCGGCGTGTACGCTGTTTCCTCGGGCGGACTTTCCCCCTCCATAAATCTTGACACCCACCAGTTTCAGGAAATATTACTGACCGCCGGGCAGTCGATCTTCGCGGTCGCCCTGCTGCTGGATCTGCGCCTGCACGTGCGCGAGGCCTTCTGGCTCCTGGTGCTCTTCACGGCCCAACTGCTTTCGCCCTTGTATGACGTGCAGTTGGAGGCCATGCTGGGTCTGCCTCATGATCCGTTGCGCCTGCATTATTTTTACGCCCAGGTCTACCTGGCCCTAGCCGCGGTGCTGATGCTCAGGAACTGGCGCAAGGTCTGGCAGTTGCGCCTGGGATTCAAAGTCTAGCGTGGATTGACTTTGAGACCATATATCCTCAAAGTCGCAACACGCCCGCTCCGGTGCCCGGCCGCGCAAAAACGTTGTGCTTGCGCGGCCGGGCATCCGAGAGAGCGGACGCTGGAACAATTTGAAGAGGGTACGTCATGTCCCGCGTTTTTAGCCATATACCGGGCATCCCGTCGACGCTGGCGGGATGGCTGCTGGCCGCGCTGCTGGCCTGTGTCTGCCTCCCGGCGGCTCCGTCGCTGTGCGCGGCAGCCGAAGAAGCGCCGTCCCCGGCTGATTCCGTCGCGCCGGACGAGGAAAACAGCGCGCCTGAACAAGCCGTGTACCCCGGCGTGGTCAATGAGCGCATCCAGCGCGGCGGCGACGGCAAACCGACGCTCAGTCTGTACTATCCGGTTCTGAACCAGACCGCAGTGGATGCGGACATCTGCCGCTGGGCCACGGGCGTGGCCGACGCTTACGAGGAAGAAGTGAGCAAGGCCGACGAAGGCCCGGACGGGGAAAAGCCCTCCAGCTACGGCATGTGGGATCTCACCGGCCTGTTCGAACTTTCGCGCCCGTCCGAAGGCGTGGCCAGCGTGACCTTCAATGTCTACAGCTATACCGGCGGCGCCCACGGCAATCTGGAAATCACCTGTCTGAATTACGACCTGCGCTCGGGACGGCGTCTGGATCTGGCGGATATGTTCAAGAATCCGGAAAAGGCTCTGCAACTGATGTCCGCATGGTCCCGGAAAGAACTCGCCCGCACTCTGGGCGAGGATGCGGATGAGGACATGATCCGGGACGGCGTGGCCCCGGACCTGCGCAATTTCGCCAATCTGACCCTGACGCCTCAGGGCCTGCGCATCGAATTCCAGCCCTATCAGGTCGCGCCCTGGTCCGCCGGGCCGCAGCGTGTGGACATGCCCCTGGCGGAACTGGCCGCCGCCGGTCCCGAAGCCCTGATCTGGCCGCAGGCCCCTGTTTCCAACGACTGACATGCCGCCCGGACGCCGGGTCGTGCTCTGTGATGAGGTCATTGTCCATGCCTCGCGTATTTTGCTGTCTTCTGGCGGCTCTGTTTTTCTGGATGTCGGCGACCACGGCCCGGGCCCTGCCCGTTACGTTCGACGTGTTGAGCGGTGCGCTTGCGGCCGCTTCCCTACCCCCGACCAGTCCCCCGGCTGACACGCCGACGGACGGCATTAGCGACGATCCCACCGGCAAGGAAGCAGCCGCGGCCGAAATTTCCGGTTCGCGGCGGCCCGGGGTCATTGACCACCTGCTCCAGCGGCCCCTGCCGGACGCCCCGGCGGAACACGGCGGCAAGGCCGAAATCAGCATTAATTACCCCTCTGTGGGCAACAATGACATTGACGCGGATATCCGCCAATGGGTCACGGGCATTGCCGACGCCTTTGAGGCGCATCTGGACATCAGCGTGTTCGGTCTGCCCGGCCTCCGGGATGACGACGCGGGTCCGGCCTTCGAATTGTTGGGTTCCTACAGCGTGTCCTGGCCGTCCAGCGCGGCGGTGAGCATCACCTTTGAAATCTGGAACTACACCGGCGGCGCGGGCAATCTGGACATCATGACGCTCAATTACAGCCTGATCACAGGGCAGCGGCTCGGTCTGGTGGACCTGTTTGAAGCGCCGGAAACCGCCCTCAACCTGATGTCCGCCTGGTCCCGTCAGGAACTGGCCCGCCGTTTCAGCGGCGGCCATCTGACCCAGGCGCTCAAGGACGGCACCGCGCCCCTGGTGGAAAATTTCTCCAGCCTGACCCTCACGCCCGAAGGCATTCGCATTAACTTTCAACCCTATCAGGTCGCACCCGGCGCCGCCGGAGCGCAAAAAGTGGACATGCCCCTGGAAGAACTGCTCCAAGCCCGGCCGCTGCTGGCCCTCTGGAACCGCTGACGCGGCTGTCCCCGATCGCCTTTTCGCCCTCAACCCGCGCTGGCCACTTCGTGCGAAGACCGGGCATGTTCGGATATCCCGCCACCTCCGGCAGGAAATGAATATTCCCATGTAAAAATCTGAAAGCTGCCGCTCCCCGCCTTGGGTATGACCCGCCCTATAATCACAGTTTTTTAATAGGAAATACTATGCCCGCACTATTACAGGATATTCTGGTTCACAATCAGCGCGTCAGCGAAAAAGAGGGTCCGGTCCGGCACTTGGCCGCCGCAAGCCTGGAAAAAACTCCGCGCAAGCGTTGCGCCATCTTCACCTGCATGGATGCCCGCCTGGTGGAAATGGTAGAGCCCGCTCTGGGCATCCGACGCGGCGACGCCGTGGTGCTGCGCAACGCCGGCAACATCATCGGCACGCCGCAGGGAACCATGATCATCAGCCTGCTGGTGGCCATATTTATGCAGGATATTGAAGAAATTGTGGTTGTGGGACATGAGGATTGCGGTTTTACCCACGCCTCCTCAGCGGTCCTGCTGGAAAGGGTGCGCCGCCGGGGCATCAGCGAAGAGGCCGTGGAGGCCATGCGCGGCCCCCTGGAAACCTATCTGGACCCGCACACCGACCCGGAACAGAACGTCCGTGACGTGGTGGAACTGCTCCGCACCATCCGGCCTTTCCGCGCGATATTCTGGTCCACGGCCTGCTGATGCATCCGGGCAGCGGCAAAACGCGCTTGGTAGTGGATGGCTCATGCGGATAGAACACGCTTCATATTGAGACGCTCCAACGACTGCACAGTGCGCAGCGACGTTCGCGTACAGGCAAAAAAGGTCACAAAAAAAGAGAGCCGGCAACCCATGTAACCAACTCTCTTTATTGATATATAATTGCTATATGGCGGAGGGGGTGGGATTCGAACCCACGTACCGGCTATTAACCGATAACTCGATTTCGAGTCGAGCGCGTTACGGCCACTTCGCTACCCCTCCGCAGGGGTAAGGCGGAACCGGAGAAATCTCTAGCCCACTTTTGCGCGAAAAGCAATGTCGGGCGGGCGCTTTTCCAAGGCATCGAATGAAGGACCTGGAGCGGACGGCGTTTCCCGCACGCCAAAACGGCGGCGGAAGCATTCTCCCCTCGCCTCCATCCCGGCGGAACAGAATGGATTCATCCGATTCCCGGCGGCCCGCGCCCGTGCCGCATCTTGCCGCTGCCCCGGCTTTTTCCTATAGTGCGCTGAGTCCATGCCCGCCGAACGCGGGCGCACCCCAACACGGAAGCGGCCATGCTTGAAGAAAAATATACCGGCAACGGCAAGGTGCTGCTGCTCGCGGGCGGCGGCAGAATATACACGGATCTGGCGGCGCGCTTCGTACGTAGCGAACGCGAACTGGAGGACATCGTGGCCTCGCCCTATTCCCGCCAGATCGTGAAGAATATTCTCTCCAGCGGCCACCGCGCCGCCCTGGAGTTCGACTTTTTCCTTTTCGGCGTGGAGGGCTACTCACGCGTGACCGAGGCCCAACTGGTGCGCAAGCGACTGGCTTCCTACCTGATCAAGTCCGGCCGGGCGGAGCTCAACGGCAAGCGGCGTTTTTCCGTGGTCTATCCGCGCGAGGTGGCGGAATTTTCCGCGCCTGTGGCCCTGCCCGGCGGCGGCACGGCCACGCTCAGCGGCCGGGATCTGGCCGATCTGACCCGCCAGTGGTACGAGGCCGGGCTGGAAGCCGGGCTGCCCGAGGAAAATCTGCGTTATCTGAAGCCCCAGGCCACGGAGTTCAAGGCCATCATCGGCATGAACGCCCACGCCCTGCTGGACTGGTTCGCCATCCGCTGCTGCCGCAACGCCCAGCATGAAATCCGCGATCTGGCCTGGAAGATGCTGCGCCTCTGTCGTCAGGCCGCGCCCGACCTGTTCGAGGGTGCGGGACCCAACTGCGTGCAACTGGGCTATTGCCCGGAAAACAGTTTGCAGAATGCGCGCTGCAAAGGGCGGATCATCACCAAGGACGAGGCCATGGCCGTGCTGCGGGAACACGGCCGCCGGGAAAGCCCGCCGCGCGACGACGAATTCGAGCAGGAATAAATGACAGGCCCCGGTCCAGTGAAGGACCGGGGCCTGTATTTGCCTGATGTTTTTTCTTCAAGCGCGTTTGAGGGCCTTTTTCAGCGTATCCCGGTAGAT
The sequence above is drawn from the Desulfovibrio porci genome and encodes:
- a CDS encoding DUF3298 and DUF4163 domain-containing protein, coding for MPRVFCCLLAALFFWMSATTARALPVTFDVLSGALAAASLPPTSPPADTPTDGISDDPTGKEAAAAEISGSRRPGVIDHLLQRPLPDAPAEHGGKAEISINYPSVGNNDIDADIRQWVTGIADAFEAHLDISVFGLPGLRDDDAGPAFELLGSYSVSWPSSAAVSITFEIWNYTGGAGNLDIMTLNYSLITGQRLGLVDLFEAPETALNLMSAWSRQELARRFSGGHLTQALKDGTAPLVENFSSLTLTPEGIRINFQPYQVAPGAAGAQKVDMPLEELLQARPLLALWNR
- a CDS encoding carbonic anhydrase, whose product is MPALLQDILVHNQRVSEKEGPVRHLAAASLEKTPRKRCAIFTCMDARLVEMVEPALGIRRGDAVVLRNAGNIIGTPQGTMIISLLVAIFMQDIEEIVVVGHEDCGFTHASSAVLLERVRRRGISEEAVEAMRGPLETYLDPHTDPEQNVRDVVELLRTIRPFRAIFWSTAC
- a CDS encoding FAD-dependent thymidylate synthase — protein: MLEEKYTGNGKVLLLAGGGRIYTDLAARFVRSERELEDIVASPYSRQIVKNILSSGHRAALEFDFFLFGVEGYSRVTEAQLVRKRLASYLIKSGRAELNGKRRFSVVYPREVAEFSAPVALPGGGTATLSGRDLADLTRQWYEAGLEAGLPEENLRYLKPQATEFKAIIGMNAHALLDWFAIRCCRNAQHEIRDLAWKMLRLCRQAAPDLFEGAGPNCVQLGYCPENSLQNARCKGRIITKDEAMAVLREHGRRESPPRDDEFEQE
- a CDS encoding DUF3298 and DUF4163 domain-containing protein, with translation MSRVFSHIPGIPSTLAGWLLAALLACVCLPAAPSLCAAAEEAPSPADSVAPDEENSAPEQAVYPGVVNERIQRGGDGKPTLSLYYPVLNQTAVDADICRWATGVADAYEEEVSKADEGPDGEKPSSYGMWDLTGLFELSRPSEGVASVTFNVYSYTGGAHGNLEITCLNYDLRSGRRLDLADMFKNPEKALQLMSAWSRKELARTLGEDADEDMIRDGVAPDLRNFANLTLTPQGLRIEFQPYQVAPWSAGPQRVDMPLAELAAAGPEALIWPQAPVSND